From Candidatus Poribacteria bacterium:
CCTCAATAACGCCTGCTTCGGTACGGACACCTACCGTCGTTGTTGAAGATATTTTCGTCCCGCTGACCACCTGAATGTACTCCAATTGGAAGGTTTCGGGAATCGAGCGGACTTCGTCTCTCATAATTGCCTCAAGGTCGGCATCGTGAACCTCTTTTTTCTTGTCGGCAACGCTGAGGAATCGTTCATAGATTTTTTCGAGTTGTTCCTGCGTCACTTCATAACCGAGCGCATTCAGACGGTGCCTGAGTGCGTTGCGTCCGGATCTCGGACTGAGGATAATCTGGCTCTCCTGCCAACCAACATCCGCCGGATCAATAATCTCAAAGGTATCCCGCTGCTTGATAACACCATCTTGATGAATGCCAGAACTGTGGGCGAACGCATTCTCACCAACGATGGCTTTGTTCGGTTGGACAGGTATCCCCATTGTCCGGCTGACACGACGACTAATCGGAACGATTTCTTTCGTATTGATGTCGGTATAGTAGCCGCTGTAATAGTCTCGACGGGTTCGGATTGCCATCACAACCTCTTCGAGCGATGTGTTACCAGCGCGTTCACCGAGTCCATTGATTGTGCACTCAACCTGCCTTGCCCCGTTTTCAATCGCTTCGAGACTGTTCGCAACAGCGAATCCCAGGTCATTATGGCAGTGGACACTGATAATCGCTTGATCGATATTGGGAACATTCGCTTTGATGTCCGCGATAAGTTTTCCGAATTCAGCCGGTACAGTCCAACCCACTGTTTCGGGGATGTTCACAACCGTTGCCCCTGCTGCAATCGTCGCTTCGACCACTTCATAAAGATAGCTTGGTTCCGTGCGTCCGGCGTCCATCGGCGAAAATTCGATAACTGCACCGGGGTGTCCAGCAGATAGACTTTTCGCATAGGTGACGGCGTCGATTGCCATCTGCAGCGTCTCTTCGGGAGAGGTGCGTGTGATACGTTCTCGGTGAATCGGTGATGTGCCGACAAACGTGTGAATACGAGGCCTTTGCGCGTTTTTAATCGCGCCCCACGCCGCGGTGATGTCCTTCTCAATTACGCGTGAAAGCGCGCAAATTTCTGGTCCTTCAACCTCATTAGAGATGCGCGTCACTGCATCGAAATCGCCGGGTGATGAGACAGGGAAACCGGCTTCGATAATATCGACTTGCAGTTTTGCGAGATGTTTCGCTATTTCCAGCTTTTCCTCAAGATTCAGTGCGGCACCGGGCGTTTGCTCGGCATCTCGCAGGGTGGTATCAAAAATATAAACTTTCTCAGACACTGTGTGATTCTCCTTTTTTGTAATTGTGCTATGTTCCGTCCTTTGTTCTAACGATTTCAAATTGTCTTCGGTATCACGTAAATCCGGTTCGTCGGTAGCCGTCAACCCCACCTTCATCACCTCCTTTCGTGACGCGTGTCGTAATGCGTGAAACGTAAAACGTGATAGAGGATTTACTTTTGACTCTTTGACCTGCTCCTTTTAGGCATAATCATGCTTCACACCGTTTTTCAGCCAAAACAATCATTCGATTTGAATCCCATGTGAACTCACTGCCGTCAAAACCACCAAATACTTGAATCGGCACAAGCCCCGCACGGTTAAGCATTTTTGTAAGCTCAGTATAGAAATACGACCGCCAAGCTAGACGAACTTCACGCTTGCTCCCGTCAGGAGCAATGTAGGTGCGAAGTTCTTCGATGTTCCCCGTCAGGAGATTGTAATCTCGTTTAGTCAGGGCGACCGTGCCATCTGAAAGTTCGTCCCAGCTTTGAGGGCGAAAATCGCGGATAATCCGCAGGGTATTGAGGAGATCAATGAGGAATTTACCCCCCGGCTTTAGCGCTCTCGCGACAGCGTCAAGGACTTTCTGATTCTCCGTATCGTCAAAGTAGCCGAAAGCCGTGAACATATTGATGGCCGCATCAAACTCACCTTCAAATGGAATCTCCCTCATATCGGCATGGACGAACTGAATCTGAAGATTGCGTGCTGCGGCGGCATCTTTCGCAAGATCGAGGAAAGTAGCTGAAAGATCCTGCCCGACCATTGAATAGCCTGCTGCTGCGAGTTCAACCGTATGTCTGCCGTGCCCGCAGCAGAGATCCAAGATTCGCGCACCCCCGGATGCATCAGAAGCAGCTTGTGGGAGATTCAGCGTACTATTAATGAAGTCCGCCTCTCTCTGGGTTCGCTCATTGGTAAACCCACTCGCATACTCCTTAAGGTAGTGCTCATCGTAGAAGGTTTTGTACCATACCATAGGGAGATTCTCCTTACCCCTTCCAAATGGGCTTTCAGATCACTTAAGCGAGGCTTTTATGTGCAGCCTTAAGCAGTGAAGCGGTCGTCTCCCAATCAATACAACTGTCGGTGACGGAAACGCCGTATTCAAGCGTGGATCGATCAAAACCCGTTAAGTCAGAGGGGATTTTCTGACTTCCAGCATTAATATTTGATTCCAACATAATTCCCACAATCCCATCATTTCCATCACGAATCTGTTTTAATATCTCCTCAAAAACAGCGGGCTGCTTGCTGTAATCTTTCTCTGAATTTCCGTGACTACAATCTATCACAACGTTTGGAGATAGCTCCTCTTCCGTCAGCATCGCCTGAATATCCTGAACGCTTTGTGAGTCATAATTTACACCCGTATTGCTCCCTCGTATCACAATATGAGTGTATGGATTACCCGTTGTCCGTACAACAGAGGGAGCACCATATCCATCAATTCCTAGAAAAGAGTGTTCGCCATTTGCCGATAAGATCGCGTTGACCGCAACGGAAATATCGCCCTGAGTGCTGTTTTTAAAGCCAACCGGCATTGAGAGACCCGAAGCGAGCTGTCTGTGTTGTGGAGACTCAGTTGTTCGCGCCCCGATCGCTGCCCACGAAACCAGATCAGAATTATATTGAGGCGTGAAGGTTTCAAGATATTCAGTGGCGCACGGCAACCCTATCTCAAGATTATCCATCAATATCCTTCTTGAGATATATAAACCGTCCTTGATATCCCCGGCTCCGTTTAGATGTGGATCATAGATTAAGCCTTTCCAACCTAAATTGGTGCGGGGTTTTTCAAAATAGGACCTAACTATAACAACTATGCGATCTGAAACAGCGTCCGAAACCTCTTTCAAGCTTGCCGCATAGTCATGGGCAACCTCTGCATCATGGATGGAACAAGGTCCAACAATAACAAATTTTCGTGAATCGGTGCCGTCCAAGATGTTTCTGATGCTTGTTCTGCCATGTTGGACTGTCTGCGTCATCGCATCCGTTCTTGGGAGATCCGTTAACAACTGCCTTGGGCTCATCAAGGTTTGATAGTCTTTGACATTTCTGTCAATTGTACCGTTGGTCTGCA
This genomic window contains:
- a CDS encoding class I SAM-dependent methyltransferase; this encodes MVWYKTFYDEHYLKEYASGFTNERTQREADFINSTLNLPQAASDASGGARILDLCCGHGRHTVELAAAGYSMVGQDLSATFLDLAKDAAAARNLQIQFVHADMREIPFEGEFDAAINMFTAFGYFDDTENQKVLDAVARALKPGGKFLIDLLNTLRIIRDFRPQSWDELSDGTVALTKRDYNLLTGNIEELRTYIAPDGSKREVRLAWRSYFYTELTKMLNRAGLVPIQVFGGFDGSEFTWDSNRMIVLAEKRCEA
- a CDS encoding 3-deoxy-7-phosphoheptulonate synthase; the protein is MQTNGTIDRNVKDYQTLMSPRQLLTDLPRTDAMTQTVQHGRTSIRNILDGTDSRKFVIVGPCSIHDAEVAHDYAASLKEVSDAVSDRIVVIVRSYFEKPRTNLGWKGLIYDPHLNGAGDIKDGLYISRRILMDNLEIGLPCATEYLETFTPQYNSDLVSWAAIGARTTESPQHRQLASGLSMPVGFKNSTQGDISVAVNAILSANGEHSFLGIDGYGAPSVVRTTGNPYTHIVIRGSNTGVNYDSQSVQDIQAMLTEEELSPNVVIDCSHGNSEKDYSKQPAVFEEILKQIRDGNDGIVGIMLESNINAGSQKIPSDLTGFDRSTLEYGVSVTDSCIDWETTASLLKAAHKSLA
- a CDS encoding 2-isopropylmalate synthase, whose product is MSEKVYIFDTTLRDAEQTPGAALNLEEKLEIAKHLAKLQVDIIEAGFPVSSPGDFDAVTRISNEVEGPEICALSRVIEKDITAAWGAIKNAQRPRIHTFVGTSPIHRERITRTSPEETLQMAIDAVTYAKSLSAGHPGAVIEFSPMDAGRTEPSYLYEVVEATIAAGATVVNIPETVGWTVPAEFGKLIADIKANVPNIDQAIISVHCHNDLGFAVANSLEAIENGARQVECTINGLGERAGNTSLEEVVMAIRTRRDYYSGYYTDINTKEIVPISRRVSRTMGIPVQPNKAIVGENAFAHSSGIHQDGVIKQRDTFEIIDPADVGWQESQIILSPRSGRNALRHRLNALGYEVTQEQLEKIYERFLSVADKKKEVHDADLEAIMRDEVRSIPETFQLEYIQVVSGTKISSTTTVGVRTEAGVIEEASTGEGPVDAAYKAIDRVAKIPLLLTDYNIRAVTEGKDAIGEVTIRVQDNGHVIIGYGASTDIIEASAKAYIDAINKIIHLRYEE